The Akkermansia sp. RCC_12PD genome contains the following window.
AGATGGGGGCGATTTTGACACCTGATTTTTCAGGCGGGAAGAAGGCTCTTCTTTCTACTTTGCGGTTGCTCCGCTATCTGCCTTGTTGAGCTTCTGTCTGGCCTTTTCATGGTCCTGTTCGGCAGCCTTGCGGTACCATGTCAACGCTTCCTTCCGGTCCGGTTCGATTCCATGGCCTCCTTGATCATAGATCAATCCCAAAGAGTATTGGGCGTCCGCATCTCCCTGCCGGGCTGCCTGGAGGAACCATTTGGCCGCCTCCCGATAATCTTTTTGGACGGAATCTCCATTAAAATACAGTGCTCCTAAATTTTTTTGAGTATCAATCTCATTTAGCAAAGCGCTTTTGATCCACCATTCCCGTGCTTTTTCAAAATCCTGTTGGAGGTTGTTTCCTCCCAGGACATATAAATTGTCTAAATTGAGCAAGTTGGATGTATCTCCCTGTTCAGCCCGGATAGTCAGGTATTTGGCTGCTTTCCCGTAATCCTTCTCAAGTCCGGGGCCGCCAAGCATGTACAATTGTCCCAAAAGATCAAGGGATTCCCGGTCTCCTTCGTCTGCCAGCGGCTGTATCCATTTGACCGCTTCTCCATAATTTTTTTCGAGCCCCGGCCCTCCCGTCATATACAGATACCGCAAAAAGGGAATTGCTTTTTTATTTCCATGCCTGGCGCTGAGTTGAAACCATTTTTCCGCTTCCTTCCAGTTCTTTTCCAATCCCGGCGTTCCATTCATGTACAATTCTCCCAGGATGCACATGGAATCCGGATTTTTCTGTTCAGCACTGATTAGTAACCATTTAAGAGCCTTCTTTTCATCTTTTTCCATGCCCGGCCCCCGTCAGGTATAGCTGTCCCAGAAGGAACAAAGCTTCCTGTTGGCCTTGCTGCGCACTTGACTGGAACCATTTGGCCGCTTCCTTGTAATTTTTTCTACGCCCAGTCCCTGCATGTAAAGGCCCACGAGATTATACTGGGCAAGGGGATGGTTCTGCATGGCGCTTGCTTTCCAATGTTTGAACGCTGCGTGCTCATTGCGTTCCACGCCTTCCCCTTGGATGTAGAGAAGCCCCAATTCGTTTTGAGCTCCGGCATGGTGTTGGGCAGCGCTTTTCCGCAGCCAGCGAACGGCCTGCTCTGCGTCTTTTTTGACGCCACTGCCGGATTCATATGCTTTGCCGAGTAAATACTGGGCTTCCGGAGAATCCAGATTCGCAGCTTCAAGGATAAAGCGGTATCCTTCCTTTTTATCCAGAGGAGCTCCCTCAATGCCGTGAATATAGAGTTGCCCCAGCCTTAACAGTGCGTCCCTGTCTCCCGGCTGCATCTGCTGCTTCAATTGGCTGGCATCAGTTCGCAATTGTTGTATTTGCGCGTATTTTTTTGCAGCTTGAACATTTCCCATTTTGGCTGCGTGGCTGAAGCATTGTTCGGCTTTCTCCATGCTTGCCAGAGGATTATCTTTTTTGCACAATAAAAGATAGAAATTACCCATCTCCGTGTAGTATTCAGGATCCTTTGATTCCTTGGCTGCCTGCTCCAGATATTTCAAAGCAAGAGGGACATTCCTTTCCACTCCTTCTCCGTTGATATAAGCCAGAGATAAGAATTTCAGGGCGTCTGCATGGCCTTACCGGGAAGATTGGCGGGCCAGTTCAAGAGCCTTTTCCATATCTTTTTTGATTCCCAATTTTCCATGATAGGTAAAATAGGCCAGGTTATACTGACAATCTGCATCTCCTGATGAAGCACCTTTTTTCAGGGCTTCGATGGCTTTTTGCATGTCCTTTTGGCAACCGAATCCTTGATAATAGCAAGTAAAAAGAGTGAAATAAGCATGAGGGTCATTTTGTTGAGCTGCTTTTTCAGCCCAGAAGAACGCTTTATCATAATCTTTTGGGATGCCATTTCCTCTTCCATAGCAGGTGGCCAGGGAAGATTGGGCAGACGGGTCTCCTTGTGCTGCCTTTATTTCCAATTCTCGGATATGTTCTGGAGAATAGGCAGGCTTTTCCGATTGAGCCTTCTTGGGCGGGATTTCTTGGACTTTTACGTGTACAGGCTGTGCGGCCAGAGAAAATTGGCTCATACAAAATGAGATTACCAATAAGATCATGATAGATGCTTTCATACAGTGATATTCTGGAAATTAAAAATCAATACGTACTCCTGCAGAAAATACCCCGTCGGAGTCTTTTTCTGTTATTTTTTCTTCTCCCTTCAAGTAAAAAGATACGTTGTCATACGGTTTATACTCTACGCCTCCTTCAATTTTTATGAAGGCAGGCGGTACTTTTGGTACGATATCCTGATTTACGCTTAATAAGGCATGGTAACGTATTTTACCGTCTTGGCTAGAACCAGATGATTTAAGTGAAGCTAAACAGGCAGCTTTGAGAGGATTGGGTGAAAGATCCTGTAATGTAACAGACGCGTCAAAGCTTAAACTTTGAGCGATCTTGGTTGTATAATTCAAGCCTACAGATGGAACATACCGCTCCTGGCTGAAGCCATCTTCCCAGTTGCCGCTGAACGTCCCATTTAGAGTCAATCCCTTCAGTATTTCCCCCGACTTTATATGAAGTGAGCCCTTGCATTTATCATCTTCCTGCTGTTTCCAATTCACCCGATGCAGAAAGGGTGAAAAAAGGTACTTTCAATATCGTCAGTTTTGAAAAATCGACACTGAACGTAGGAATATCATCTCCTGGTGTTAATGTAACTCCTAACCGGGAAGCCCGCAGGATGACAGTAAGGGCGTTCCAAATCCAAATATTTTGGAATGCTCTTGTTGTCTATATGATATTTCCGGTCTGAAACCGGCTTCCTACTGAAAATTGAAGATATGAATTGTTTTTTTACCGCTTTCCCATATGGCTATTTTACTTTTATCATTTGAAAAGCAAAATGTTAATCGATGGGATCCTGATAAAATATGTCTCCCTGTCACCTTTTTGTCTTTTGTATTGATGAAGGCGACTGCCGTTTTAAAGTTCCAAGGTGCGACAAACCTTCCTGCATAAATGAATGTAACCGCCAGCAGAGTTCCATCATCGGACAGAGAGGGGGTGGATATCGCCCAGCGTTTTTTTTCCAATCCAAGGGAATCGGGAGTTATATCCATTACTTTTTTTTCTCCCTGATAAAAGGAAAAAAAGGCAGTGGAGGGGTAGGAAATGCAAGCCCGGGTCATATCAGACGACAATATGCTATTAAAAGAACTTTCTCTCTCAGAATTTTTAAATAACGGAGTAGACTGTCCAAAAAATGCTATACATCCCGAATCAACAGAACTTACAAGCGATGGCTGTCCATGAGGTGAAAGCTTGTATCCCCCTTGGATAATAATATTGATAGATTTTTTTTGTAATAAAAAATCATATCTTTTCATTAATTCTTTATACCTTGCAACGCATAATTTAAGCGATTGGAAGCTGTCAGGTATTATTGATAAAGAATAAAGCAAAGGAATGTACTTTCGGGCTGTGCCATTGAGTGTGATATGAGCTGAAGTGTCTGAAACAGCTTTTGCAGATATTTCATGGTATGCTTTTCCCCATGGCGAGTTTCCTGCTAATATCACGCGTTGTACTAGTTTGGCATTCTTGAAGCCTAAATCATGGATTTCCGCATATTCGTCATTCCATGCAGCAAAATATTTTCCGTCATTTGAAAATGACATGGTAGGATGTGCTCCGTGATCATTGATACAGTCGTCTGGAAATTCAGAGATATCCACTTTTGATATCATTTGGTCCTCAGAGAATATATGTTGATTCCCGAATGCGGCGCAGGTAATAATAAAGGTTGAGCCGAAGAGCATTTTATATAAAGGCATATTTATAGTATTCATTGACAATTTCCACCATGTTTATTGATTTCTTTTCGATAAAAGTGACATTTGCATTTTTTAAACCAAGATTTTAAAAATAGATCAGAATGCGTTTTCGTATATTCCTTTGCTTGTTGTCTTCGAATATCCACATCATCAGCTCTATCTCCTGGTTCTACTCTTGAAAATGGATTAATGATTCTCCAGAATCCTCCGTGTCCCCCCTTGAATCCCATAGAACCGAAGGAGACAGGAAACATTTGAGGATCATCTGGAGATCCTTGAATTTTTCCTACAACAGATTTTTTATTTTCATCTAATTCTACTTTATGTGCATAATAATCCTGCCACATATGGTTTAAATGTCCAAGAATTTCTAAGGCTTCTTTACACTCATCAGAAGATACTTTTTCCTTGGAAATTTTTTTGTCGAATTTCTTGGATTCTGCAAGAAGCATTGCGATATAATTATCTCTAGCTTCTTGATGTGTTTCTTTAGAGTCCAATCCTGTACAGTAATGATAAGCTTGGGTTTTTCCCATTTCTCCAGAATCCGTATCGACATTTGCTTCAACAATGACCTCCAATAATTTTTCTTTGATCGTGAGTGAAATTTCTTTTTCTTTGACAGTAAGGATAAATTTATATGTAGAAAGAGGGCGTCTTGTCAATCTCCTGTGCCGCCTAGAAAGCCATAACCCTTGATAATCATTGTAAACATAAGGAGAGTTGGAAACAAAACCATATAAATTTTCCCCTCCGTTTTCAGCAATGGGATCACGGCTGATCCACCTGCCGTCCAGGGGATTGAGATGACGGTAATTGTAATAGACAAGTCCCAGTTCATCGTCCATGAACTCGCAGGAAAATCTGAACCTGTTGTCCTGAGCCATGTCTCCCTGTGCCGTGATGAGGGCACCAAAGGGGGCATACTCATAGCGGGCCCTTCGTGTCTGCCGGTCATCAAAAATGGAGGTGACATTCTTCAATGCGTCATGGGTGAAGAAGAGATGCTCTCCATCTGCCATTCCGTTTTCCTTCCAGCATGTCATCATCAGAATGCGCGTGGCTGCCGCTTCCGCCGGATTCCACAGATAGCTTTTTTCCAGCACGGGCATGGGATGCATCATGTTTAGCTCGGCAACTTGCAGATAACCTCGATACAGATAATGAGCATGGCTCGTAATGGCTCCGCTGACAGCAACTTTTTTCTCAAAGCGACGTCCTTGATAGTCGTAGCCGCAGGTGACGGTGATCCGGCCATCTTCACTGGTGAAGGAGACGGGGCGGTTGTTGGCATCATAGGAAACTTCCCAAATGCCCGTTGAGGTCTTAATCGTGGTCTGGTTGCCGTCTGGGTCGAAGGAGGGTGTGAACAGTTCTGTCTCCCCAGTCACGTCCGTGTATTGGTTGAGTTGGTTGGCCTCGTAGGATACCTCTTCCTCCAGCTCCCGGGCGGACTTGCGGTTGCCGATATTGTCGTACTGATAACTAAAGCTCCCATCCTGACCGATCCGGTCTTCTACCAGTTCACTGCGGTTGTTGTAGGTGAAGTCCCTGGTGGTCGCCGGAGTGGCAGCCTCCCATGAATCCTTCCGTTGGACAGGACGCATCAAGTGGTCGTATTCATACTTGTGGGCGGCAACTGTTTGCCCATTCTGAGTCTTCTCATAACCGATGGAGGCCAGGAGGTTGAGCTTGGGATGGTAGGTGTTGCTGCGGACCATGCCGTTGGGATAGGACAATTGGTTGAGGAAGCCGCTGGTTTCATCATATTCCCAAGTAAAGGGAGATGCCAAACCTTCCAGATTCATCCCGATCATGGCACCTTGATGGCCATAGTCAAGATGGGAGTGCTGAATGGTGCGTGATCCAAGCATCAGCCTGTATCCGGCGGGGCGTCCGAAGGCATCGTAGTCTTTCTGGATGCTGCTTTCCACCTGTCCAAAAGAAGTGTCCTGAATCATTTTGCCGTAAGCGTCATAGGAAAGTTCTCTGGTTCCTGAGGCATCGCAAACAGAGATCATCTGCCCGAGGTGGTTGTAGGCATAGAACCAGGGCTGGGTATCATCACTATGGGAAACGGAGACTAATTCTCCGGTGGCCGGAGCATACTGATAAGTTGTCACAATACCCCTGGCCCTGGTGAGTGTTTCCAGGCGGTTGAGCTTGTCATAGGTTTTAACGGTACAGGAGCCGTCGGCATAGGTCTTCTTGAGTTCAAGCCCCGTAGTCGCATCGTAGAGCCATGTAGTGGTGTCTCCGTCGGTGCGACCGGAAGGATCGACCGTGATGTCCCCTTCGTTCGCTCGGAAAGTAGTCAGAGCAATTATTCGATCAGCTTCGTCGTAGGAGAAACAGGCCGGCTGGATGGCGGTACCGTACTCGGCTGCCTTTCTTCCTCGAATGTCGTAGGAATAGCAGATGGTTCCTCCCATGGCATCAGTAACGCAAGAAGGGGAATCACAGTAGGTACTGTAGGCAATGGAGGTCATGTTGCCTTCGGCATCCATTGTCTTAACAGTACGCCCGGCTAGGTCGGACTCTGTTGTAGTAACATTGCCGCGGCCGTCCGTCTGCTTCAGAATCATGCCTGTAG
Protein-coding sequences here:
- a CDS encoding tetratricopeptide repeat protein; this encodes MCILGELYMNGTPGLEKNWKEAEKWFQLSARHGNKKAIPFLRYLYMTGGPGLEKNYGEAVKWIQPLADEGDRESLDLLGQLYMLGGPGLEKDYGKAAKYLTIRAEQGDTSNLLNLDNLYVLGGNNLQQDFEKAREWWIKSALLNEIDTQKNLGALYFNGDSVQKDYREAAKWFLQAARQGDADAQYSLGLIYDQGGHGIEPDRKEALTWYRKAAEQDHEKARQKLNKADSGATAK
- a CDS encoding tetratricopeptide repeat protein, with translation MILLVISFCMSQFSLAAQPVHVKVQEIPPKKAQSEKPAYSPEHIRELEIKAAQGDPSAQSSLATCYGRGNGIPKDYDKAFFWAEKAAQQNDPHAYFTLFTCYYQGFGCQKDMQKAIEALKKGASSGDADCQYNLAYFTYHGKLGIKKDMEKALELARQSSR
- a CDS encoding tetratricopeptide repeat protein, whose translation is MKFLSLAYINGEGVERNVPLALKYLEQAAKESKDPEYYTEMGNFYLLLCKKDNPLASMEKAEQCFSHAAKMGNVQAAKKYAQIQQLRTDASQLKQQMQPGDRDALLRLGQLYIHGIEGAPLDKKEGYRFILEAANLDSPEAQYLLGKAYESGSGVKKDAEQAVRWLRKSAAQHHAGAQNELGLLYIQGEGVERNEHAAFKHWKASAMQNHPLAQYNLVGLYMQGLGVEKITRKRPNGSSQVRSKANRKLCSFWDSYT
- a CDS encoding RHS repeat-associated core domain-containing protein is translated as MTLPSGMILRFSSSTGEVVSVTSSSGHVMTAEEYARKVQVAYNPDGSLNSVYSRAQGLMRSIPGNNSLALEWYAPGNVSASHDGEFVVTGEPYKTAVYRTSMEDGVKVTYITNQRAGQEPRVIERREEGNKISIIKGEGDERIVRTIERNALPGAKWERIETVRGINDSRPSRSTRTVKKYTDGGWLTISSTEGYNTSNEQTTLYTYNDQFRMSLEIKPDGGYTRYEYDDQGRVVLQATPWAGGGEKGMRTEYADLCFNDFRPTMEKEVIITPDGTETILRTKTYAYVDTPQVSRTEVTETALGSDQVCTSISETYGEMAEYPYARGRKKMNQGIDGVQTIYFYEATTDHGGVHKVTETVQANGSIVPGQSTRTVQYIAENGTTTRKEQYVHTGEDWSLISSEDYEYDAELKLIKTTRGNGRTSTTEWMCCGPLKETDEDGIVTTYGYNSARQLVETIRSGTETTPETITSYMRDATGRILSTRHDVGAMTTVESTEYDDLGRTISTTDVLGRITRTEYSQNQLAITEVLPSGATLVTKRYYDGAILWAGGTGQREMETQVELTKEGILTTTLSHGIVLSRTLQNGFGQIIRQEQPNTQGKFIMTRNFYNGKGQLVHFQNENMAPIVTVYDEFSNILRQTVLLDELHPDDATKNRIAESSSCYQTREDGIYKIQTSTTYNAEGLPLTQIRESLISQLNPVPEGKILSIDVYGQQSVQWTEYTTPARRTRFSRVPTSDIVAEVLVIDGFTVSQTDHAGIHSSQERSYTSTGMILKQTDGRGNVTTTESDLAGRTVKTMDAEGNMTSIAYSTYCDSPSCVTDAMGGTICYSYDIRGRKAAEYGTAIQPACFSYDEADRIIALTTFRANEGDITVDPSGRTDGDTTTWLYDATTGLELKKTYADGSCTVKTYDKLNRLETLTRARGIVTTYQYAPATGELVSVSHSDDTQPWFYAYNHLGQMISVCDASGTRELSYDAYGKMIQDTSFGQVESSIQKDYDAFGRPAGYRLMLGSRTIQHSHLDYGHQGAMIGMNLEGLASPFTWEYDETSGFLNQLSYPNGMVRSNTYHPKLNLLASIGYEKTQNGQTVAAHKYEYDHLMRPVQRKDSWEAATPATTRDFTYNNRSELVEDRIGQDGSFSYQYDNIGNRKSARELEEEVSYEANQLNQYTDVTGETELFTPSFDPDGNQTTIKTSTGIWEVSYDANNRPVSFTSEDGRITVTCGYDYQGRRFEKKVAVSGAITSHAHYLYRGYLQVAELNMMHPMPVLEKSYLWNPAEAAATRILMMTCWKENGMADGEHLFFTHDALKNVTSIFDDRQTRRARYEYAPFGALITAQGDMAQDNRFRFSCEFMDDELGLVYYNYRHLNPLDGRWISRDPIAENGGENLYGFVSNSPYVYNDYQGLWLSRRHRRLTRRPLSTYKFILTVKEKEISLTIKEKLLEVIVEANVDTDSGEMGKTQAYHYCTGLDSKETHQEARDNYIAMLLAESKKFDKKISKEKVSSDECKEALEILGHLNHMWQDYYAHKVELDENKKSVVGKIQGSPDDPQMFPVSFGSMGFKGGHGGFWRIINPFSRVEPGDRADDVDIRRQQAKEYTKTHSDLFLKSWFKKCKCHFYRKEINKHGGNCQ